Proteins encoded together in one Kitasatospora albolonga window:
- a CDS encoding MbtH family protein — translation MGNPFDDPEGTFLVLRNDNDQNSLWPGFAEVPAGWEIAFGPNGRTACIDYIETHWIDIRPRTRIASNS, via the coding sequence ATGGGGAATCCGTTCGACGACCCGGAAGGCACTTTTCTGGTGCTGCGGAACGATAACGATCAGAATAGCCTCTGGCCCGGGTTCGCAGAGGTTCCGGCGGGCTGGGAAATCGCTTTCGGCCCGAACGGGAGAACCGCCTGCATCGATTACATAGAAACTCATTGGATCGATATCCGGCCTCGCACCCGAATTGCCTCGAATTCATAG
- a CDS encoding SAM-dependent methyltransferase, with the protein MIEAERKRAQLTAADIYNSAVASWAIAAAWEVGVLDEIYNTGTVDGDELAQKLELDPIAARGMYQALAAVRIVTREDGKISAGPLFDEVNHYRSYFHWLSRGCSGLYTEMPSVLRQANRVGDDFYRRDARAISYACRELTTFSFDPAFWTALERVPFDFSVVADLGCGSGERLIQVARRYPHVRGLGIDIAEAAVRMTTEEVARNGLSDRITAVLADARGLRTHPAFAEVEVLTCFMMGHDFWPRESAVERLRTLREQFPNVRRFLLGDATRTVGYADHEIPLFSLGFESAHDLMGQYIPTIDEWHGVFAETGWTLVGEEKISSPAASVVFELE; encoded by the coding sequence ATCATCGAAGCGGAAAGGAAACGGGCTCAGCTCACGGCTGCGGACATCTACAACTCGGCAGTAGCTTCGTGGGCCATCGCCGCCGCCTGGGAGGTGGGCGTTCTTGACGAGATATACAACACCGGAACGGTCGACGGGGATGAGCTCGCCCAGAAGCTGGAGCTGGACCCGATCGCCGCGCGCGGCATGTATCAGGCGCTCGCGGCCGTTCGGATCGTGACCCGGGAAGACGGCAAGATCAGCGCCGGACCGCTCTTTGACGAAGTGAACCACTACCGGTCCTACTTCCACTGGCTGAGCCGTGGCTGCTCGGGGCTCTACACGGAAATGCCGTCCGTACTGCGGCAGGCCAACCGCGTCGGTGACGACTTCTACCGGCGTGATGCCAGGGCTATCAGCTACGCCTGCCGGGAGCTGACCACCTTCTCCTTCGACCCGGCGTTCTGGACCGCCCTGGAGCGCGTCCCGTTCGACTTCTCCGTGGTCGCCGACCTCGGGTGCGGCAGCGGCGAGCGCCTGATCCAGGTCGCCCGCAGATACCCGCACGTCCGCGGCCTGGGCATCGACATCGCCGAGGCGGCCGTCAGGATGACCACCGAGGAGGTGGCGCGCAACGGCCTGTCCGACCGGATCACGGCGGTGCTGGCCGACGCGCGCGGTCTGCGGACCCACCCCGCCTTCGCGGAGGTCGAGGTCCTCACCTGCTTCATGATGGGCCACGACTTCTGGCCCCGGGAGAGCGCCGTCGAGCGGCTGCGCACGCTCCGCGAACAGTTCCCGAACGTCCGCCGGTTCCTGCTCGGCGACGCCACCAGGACCGTCGGCTACGCCGACCACGAGATCCCGCTGTTCAGCCTCGGCTTCGAGTCCGCCCACGACCTGATGGGCCAGTACATCCCCACCATCGACGAGTGGCACGGTGTCTTCGCCGAGACCGGCTGGACGCTCGTCGGCGAGGAGAAGATCAGCTCTCCCGCGGCCTCGGTCGTCTTCGAGCTGGAATGA